DNA from Helicobacter pylori:
ATATAATGAATGACTAAAAGCGCGATCGCGCAAACCCCTGATGCAAGCCCGTTAAACCCGTCAATGATATTAATAGCGTTACTGATACCCACCAGCATAAAAATAGCGAATAAAAAAGCGATAAAATAAGGCAAGCTAAAAAGGGGCGAAAAATCGCTCACCACTAAAGGCGTTGATGAAATGATGCAAACGACCCCTACAGCTTGCAAAATAAGGCGTATTTTGGGGCTTAATGAAAGATTAATATCTTCTAAAAAACCGCTCAAAAACACTAGCGATAGCCCTAAGAAAACAAAAGGCCCCTTAAAAGGCATCTCAAAAGGTTCAAGATAACAAGCCAACGCAAAAGAAAGAAAGATCCCAAGCCCCCCAGCTCGTGGGGTTCTCGCATGATGAAAGCCTTGTATTTTATTGGCGTTATCCACAAAGAGCATGGATTTTTTAGACCACAAAATAATCAGAGAGCAAATAAATAAACTGGTTAAAAAATATAGCACCCACAACACTTTTATTGGATTTAATTGGCATTTTGTTTTGGGTATTATAGCATTTTTAAAAGATAGCTTGATGACAAAATCTTATAGGCATAAGGAGGGGTTTTATGTTACAATTCCAAAAATCATTATTATAAAATAAAGGATAGTCATGCGTTTTGGATTGAATATTGATCACATTGTTACTTTAAGGGAAGTGA
Protein-coding regions in this window:
- a CDS encoding glycosyltransferase family 4 protein, which gives rise to MLWVLYFLTSLFICSLIILWSKKSMLFVDNANKIQGFHHARTPRAGGLGIFLSFALACYLEPFEMPFKGPFVFLGLSLVFLSGFLEDINLSLSPKIRLILQAVGVVCIISSTPLVVSDFSPLFSLPYFIAFLFAIFMLVGISNAINIIDGFNGLASGVCAIALLVIHYIDPSSLSCLLAYMVLGFMVLNFPSGKIFLGDGGAYFLGLVCGISLLHLSLEQKISVFFGLNLMLYPVIEVLFSILRRKIKRQKATMPDNLHLHTLLFQFLQQRSFNYPNPLCTFILILCNLPFILISVLFRLNSYALIVISLVFIACYLIGYAYLSRQVFALEKRAL